The DNA sequence AAAGGTGTTTACCTGCACCTGAGGGTGGGAGGAGAAAGGTGTGGGCACAGTCCAATCTACCCTGTAAACATGAGCCTTATCTGCAGGTCAATGTTCGTCTGATGGCAGACTGAGATTTCTacgccctccccgccccctttgGGTGTGGTCCCGTAATAAGAGATGGTTTCTGTGTTCAGCTGCTACTGACTCATGTGAAGAGAGTCTTGCTAAAGCAAATGGCCCCGCAGACagcaaaatggggggggggggtataaccCTCAAATACAAGAAAGCTAAGTAACGCACAGTATCACACTGACCCATATGCCCATCCACACCCATCTTACCTTCTGTTCTGCGGTAAATGTGCAGGCACAAGGTGCTCCCACGATGCCATAGCCTACTAACTCTGACCTACTGACATGCAGTCTACGCACTAGCTACAGACAGTTACACACACGGTGTgtacacgcacactgacacactgttgCACGCTACATTGAGATATGACTTGCACACTGCGCACACTGACACGCTAACACGATGCAAACTGTGTGCACTCGCATGTGCATTCACACACGGTCACTCAGTGCGCACATAGGTATGCACTCctacatacactcacgcacacagttTGCGTACTCACACATAAACTGGCAGATGTTACATAcacactctgccacacacacacacacacacacacacacatacaattacACATTTACATGCTGTACACATGCGACTGTGTTATCACAtgtacacttacacactcacagtaCACACGCAGTGGCTTACTTGCACCACTGACACCCTACtccaacacacaacacacacacacacacacacactggggtgTATATCACTGTGTGTCACTATGCATGTACTAGGGCTGGGTCCTTCTACAGTTCACTTAATTTAggaaattgaactgaatttcagttctCTTCCTGAACTGGCTGAATACTAGAacatggaacacacacacacacacacacacacacacaagcaaaaaatgtgaacataaaCACACGCCACATTGGCGTTTACATGAATCCACACGCTCACAATGGAATGTGTATGGAGCACACATTCATGCTttcacgcatgcgcgcacacacacactggcatgcgtatgaacatgcacacactgctttgtttgtgtgtgtgtgtgtgtgtgtgtgtgtgtgcgcgagagagagagagagagagagggagaggaagagagagagacaatgctTGAGAGAGAAAGTAAGGGGTTAATACATCAAAGCACCAGGTGTGCCACGCAttctcccagccaatcacagcgcaggctacgtgtgggtgagagagggagagaaagtgaaaagAGGGAAGGGAGAGCAGAAGGAAGGACCCAGAGAGGATTATTCGGACACAGTAAGTGTTCTCAGCACggtatttatgaatgtttatgaaTTTCCAGCTAACTATGCTGTCTATAATTCTAATTGTGTTTATTAAATACCTGTtggtacatgtatgtgtgcatctgtagTAATTATATCCACTGTGTGCAAACTACATCTTTTACTTCATTCActtcaaatataatttatttcttcGTAACTATTTCCTGCTGTACACTTTTACTACCTAATGAAACACGTCTCTCATCGGTAGTGAATATCTGGCAGTGCAGTTATGTCATGTATGTAACTGCAGTGGTGTGCTCAGTTGATATAGCAGATTTAATCAAAGCAAGCTACACTGAGGGGAaccagagagagtgagagagagaggctaaagATTAAGGGgttgaaatttttattttgtttgattgacGGTTGAGCAGCCTCATAGAAGATGAGGGGAGTCGCAGCAGGTCGGCTGTTCCCGATGGTCTTTGTTAAACTGTGCGGTGAGTCTGATTCTGTAACCGTGGTAATGCGTGTTTTTTGCAGACCAAAGCCATGCATGCTGTGTTGCAGCATTACAGCGTTACGGTTACTGCCCGTCATTAAATAGCACATCCTCTCCATTTAGACTGAAATGACATCTAAACTTTTGTCTGCACCCCGTTCGGAAGGTGGTGGAGAAGACAGCGTTGTTACGGCGATGTAACTGAAACTGTCCTGAGTCTTCAGTTGTTgcttcccccccttcccccaatgCTTCAGAAggagccacccccccccccccccaccccccacatgcTTTTAGAAacgaaaggagagagagagagaatgagctgCGACCGAAGAGGTGCTTATCACcatggtgagggggggcggggttgggagTATTTCGGGTGACCTCATCCTCCGTCTGTACCTCCCCAGATGGTAACAGGAGTCGGGGGACCAGTGAGGAGGGGAGCAGTTTGGTGAATAACACGGCGTAGCGCTGTGGCAAACAGCGGTGCAGCATGCACAACACCACGCTGTTCTGCGTGATCCTGAGGAGCGTGTCGCAGTTACAAAGTTCAAAGTGTGACGAGCCCTGTCACAGTTGCACGGTTTGAGTGTTCTGGAGTATGACACGGTCACACACTTTAAACGTTAAGGGAGGATGACCCGGCTCCAAAGCTGGCCTGTTGAGTATGACATCATTTTTCAGTTACCGTGCTTTAGAACGCATGATTGTTTGaatatttcagttacatttcagTTCGTTTTTCACAGCTTTGGGTGTCATTACAGTAGCGCAGTGTGCAGCCCTGTCTGATGCAGCCTTGGACACAGGTAGACTGTCGCAGTGCATGGCAAGCCTACCTGTGTATGTACTGAAAAGTGgccattttaaagtaaatacTTGAAATagataagataaataaaatagataagATAATCTAAAAAATAGATAAGAATACCTTTGATTATTACTTTATGGAATTATTACATTGCAAGGGTCAGAAGCTCATTATGCAGCACTGAATACATCCAGAACACAGTCACCAGCATTTGTGAAGCCACATGACTGATCCATTTATGTAGACAGAGGTTAAGATTAAAAAATAGAAGCACTTCCGCAACTCTAGGATCAGGGTTACCTGACCCTGTTGTAGAATATGACGGGCTATGAGTTACAGAAGAGCATTGTTGGGCATTTTGCTGTGGTGTACGGTAATGCAATTTGACTTAAATTTTACCAAAAGGTTTCCATGTTTGAACTGTTTAAAAGTTCAGATGTTGAGCATGTCTGAAATGGAGAAGCTAATGTATAAAGTTAGGTGCGTAACTCTAAGGTGGAAACTGTGCGTGAAACAGTCTGCTGTGTGATAAACAGTACAGAGTATAGCCGAGGGCACAAGTTCTACAGGACTTGGCTCTGTAAGTGTGATTATGTGcccagagagaaaggagaatcTTCCATCTttaggctctctctctctctctctctctctctctctcactctgtctctatcactctgtctctctctctctctctcactctgtctctatcactctgtctctctctctctctctctgtctgtctctctgactctctgtctctctctctctctctctctctctttctatcacCCACTCTATCCCTCTCGCCTtattttgtgtctttgttttttatttatgtaatgtcattggtgtgttgagagtggGAATAAAGGGAGGAAAAgaaatctctctcactcccttgctgtctctcaaattcaaattcaaatttgctttatttgcatgacaagtAATCTtgtgttgcaaaagcaataCATACAAAATGACAATGACCCTGACAaccagaagaggaggaaaaaagagagaaaagagtaACAACCCCCCCATACATGTATAAAAGtatagatgcacacacatatacacatacacacatatgcacacatatgtataGAGGAGGCTGACTGTGGGTTTCCCTATAGAGcagactgactgtgtgtttccCTATAGAGCAGACTGACTGTGTTGCCCTATAGAGgagactgactgtgtgttgCCCTATAGAGgagactgactgtgtgttgCCCTATAGAGgagactgactgtgtgttgCCCTATAGAGGAGACTGACTGTGTTGCTCTATAGAGGAGACTGACTGTGTTGCCCTATAAAGGAGACTGACTGTGCTGTCTTGTAGAGgagactgactgtgtgttgCCCTATAGAACAGACTGACTGTGTTGCTCTATAGGGGAGACTGAGTGTGTGGTGCCCTATAGAGGAGACAGACTGTGTTGCCATATAGAGgagactgactgtgtgttgCCCTATAGAGCAGACTGACTGTGCTGTCTTGTAGAGgagactgactgtgtgttgCCCTATAGAGGAGACTGACTGTGCTGTCTTGTAGAGgagactgactgtgtgttgCCCTACACAGGGGACTGACTGTGCTGTCTTGTAGAGGAGACTGACTGTGTATTGCCCTGTAGAGGAGTCTGACTGGGTGTTGCTCTATAGAGGAGACTGACTGTGTTGCTCTATAGGGGAGACTGAGTGTGTGGTGCCCTATAGAGGAGACTGACTGTGTTGCTCTATAGAGGAGACTGACTATGTAGTGCCCTATAGAGGAGACTGGCTATGTTGCCCTATAGAGGAGACTGATTGTGTAGTGCCCTATAGAGGAGACTGGCTATGTTGCCCTATAGAGGAGACTGGCTATGTTGCTCTATAGAGGAGACTGACTGTGTTGCCCTATATAGGAGACTGACTGTGTTGCTCTATAGAGgagactgactgtgtgttgCCCTATACAGGGGACTGACTGTGTTGTCTTGTAGAGgagactgactgtgtgttgCCCTATAGAGGAGACTGACTGTGTGGTGCCCTATAGAGGAGACTGACTGTGTTGCTCTAAAGAGgagactgactgtgtgttgCCCTATAGAGAGGACTGACTGTGTGGTGCCCTATAGAGGAGACTGACTGTGTTGCCCTATACAGTGGTCTGACtatgtgcccccctcccccctgcagtGTGTGCGCCCGCTGGTTGGCCTTGCATCCCATCCCGCCATGGCGCGCTTGGAGCGCAGTCGGTCGAGTGAGGGGGGCGCCCCACCCGGGATGGGCAGCGTGGGTAGCGGGGTGGCTGGCGAGCAGGAGTTCGCCATGAGGAGCGTGGGCACCCGTACCCAGAACAGCCTCCCACGGGGCCCGCCGCCAACCCGCCGCGGTCTGGAGGACCGGAGCTACAGCACCGagcgcccggccccgcccaccggctCTGAGAGCACCGCCTCTAGCGACGAGCGAACCTACACCACTGACCGAACCGAACGCACCTTCACCACCGACCGCACCTACACCACCGACCGCACCGAACGCACCTACACCACCGACCGCACCTACACCACTGATCGTACCTACACCACTGACCGCACCTACACCGTCGACCAGCCCCCGCTGCCCAGcgatggccccgcccccaacagcGAGCGCCCCATCTCCAACAGCAACCGCCAAGTCTCCAACGGCAACCGCCAAGTCTCCAACGGCAACCGGCCGATCGCCAACGGCAACCGCCCTGTCTCCAACGGCAACCGGCTGGTCTCCAACGCCCTGTTCCTgaacggggcggggcggcgggaggTCCCGCCTCAGGGGGCCATGGGACTGGACATCTGCGGGAACAACGTGACGCTCAACAATGAGAAGAACAACGGCGGGCCCCCCCCTCAGTACAGGGAGCCCCCCGGGGCCAAGCTGGACAACAACAACCCCCCCAAAATCCTGCCCGTGTCCGGCAAGCTGGAGCAGGTGAGCCCCAAGGGGAGGCgctggtgtggtgtgtgatgtacaCCACAGACAGGCCAAACGGTCACAGGCTTAGAAAATTTTTCAGTGATTTTCAGATTCATGTGGCCAATTTTGATACCGTCCGTGTTCCCAGGCTGTGCAGTACAATAGTTGTACTGTACAAAATGGCTCATTTACTCTGCTTGTAAgttgttattttagaaattgtgATTAAAACCatgtaaatacaataaatataacaatTATTACACCAAGTTACTGTGGTATTGCTACCTATCGGTTAATTTCAGCGGAAATGTTTTATAAACAGGCACTCTGTGTTATATTAATgcttccctccttttctcctcctcttgtATGATTCCCCCCCAGAACAACGATGGATTGGTACGTCCCTCTGCCTTTAAGCCAGTGGTGCCCAAGAGCTTCCACTCCATGCAGAACCTGGTGTGCCCCCCCCAgacgggggtgggagggggccgCAGCGCTGGAGGGAGCGGAGCCCCCGGCATGACCGGGGGCCACAGAGAGCCGGACAGtccaggaggagggggtggtgggggtgggggtggaggaggagggggtggtggaggtggaggaggagggggaggaggaggaagagggggtggTGGCGGCAGGGGAGGGGttcggggcggggggcaggggggacttTCTGACTCGGGAAGGAACTCTCTGACCAGCCTGCCCACGTACGCCGGCTCGGGGTCGGGCTacggacccccccaccccctgggcCCCCTCAGCGCCTCCACCAGCCACATCAACAGACTGGGCACCGCCGCCCTGGACAAGCCCGGGTACCAGAACGGGCTGAGCACCTCCGACAGCGGCCGCTCCTCCTCCGGGAAAAGCTCCTCCTCCTACCAGCGGCTCAGCCACCTGAGCGACGCCCCCGGGCCCctgcgcccctccccctcctccgaTGACATCATCCAGGACCTGGAGGACaggctgtgggagagagagcaagaggtgtgtgtgtgtgggggggggctggttactaaaattatatttaacataacataatataatgatgaaaactggccattcagcccaacaatgcttgccatttttctaactaaattgtacctaatgctctgattacctacaggctagaCAGTCTCTAGtatttttagtttgtttatcaattttaaaatatagttttagCTAATTTTGAGATTATTCTGGTGTAATCCAGGCCAATTTGATTTTTTCCCTGTGGAAAATCATGTGGTTCTCATATGGACTACATTAACCATGATGCATCATTGCTCTCTTGGGGTCAGAAGCTGAGGGTGGGTTGGCCGGGGGTTGGTGaaggatttttttaatgaacactgGGAGACCCCAAAGCAGCCCTCACATACGCTGTCACAAATTGCCATCATGGTGGTTTAATTTTGAGATAGTATGGCTGTGCTAAGATTCTCAACTGTAGTGTCGGATAAAAATgcaaagattttattttattttcctgtgaaGATTAACAAAGGATACATTTGATACTTTGGAAAGGGAGCAGATAAACGACCACTTTGGTTTATAGTCTGCTCCGTGCTCTGACCGTTGGGAAAACTGGTTTGGTGAGTTTATAAACAGGTTTGCTGTTTCCTCCATACTTTTTTCGCACTGGCTAAAACATACACATAACCTGAAAGCCATCGGTAAGGTTTTCTGAAACTGTGTTCTTAAGGGAGGATAATGAGGTAGTGTTGACTGGACAGTAGAAGGGAGTGTGGAATGAATAGATAAGGCCTTGGGGCATCAAAACAATGCACTTGAGGTGGCTGGGATTATTCTGGGAGGTGCACacactgtatgtacatgttGGTAAAACGTTTTAAGGCACTCCTGCAGACCCGAGAATTTTCAACAAATTGTGTAATTATCCAAAACATCCATTCAtacaaaagaacattttttactgtagtttcagtaaaaataagcaaaagtGGTTTCATTTAAAACAGTCAGTAATCTACAGGAATTGTCGCGGTGTCTAAACTGTTAAGCACTTTCAGATGTAGCTGCGGGTCCAGGTGTGACGTGAAccctgtggctccgccccctcccccctcgcagGTGCTGCACATGCGGCGCAACCTGGACCAGAGCGAGGCGGCCATCGTGCAGGTGTTCGAGGAGAAGCAGCGGGTGTGGGAGCGGGAGATGGAGGAGCTGCGGCAGAACTACGCCGCGCGGCTGCAGCAGGTGTCCCGCCGCGCCCAGCGCACGCAGCAGGCCCTGCAGGCCCAGATCGCGCGGCTGCAGCAGGACAAGCGCCGGCTGCAGGACGAGatcgccgccctgctggcccaccGCGAGGACCTGGAGAGGAAGTGCCTGGACTACAGGAAGGAGCAGGCCGACATCCTGCCCCGGCTGGAAGAGACCAAGTGGGAGGTGAGGGGGGTTTTGCCTGGAAGATaccaattggggggggggggatttgccCGGGAGAGATGAAGTGTGAGGTATGTTGGGCGGTTGTGTGGAAGAGACCAAGTGGGAGGTGAAGATGAGGGGGTATTTTCCTGGAAGAGACCAAGTGGGAACTGAAAAGGGGGATTTGCCTTGAAGAGATCAAGTggtagttggggggggggggggatttgcatGGAGCAGACTAAATAGGAGGAGAGGAGACTAGGGAGCAGATGATGGAGCTCAAATATATTTGTGGCTTTATTTAGACCTATGTCCATATCAATTGCCCTCCTATAACTGTGATATGACTTtgtggtgacccccccccccctcctgtggtCTACCCCGCCCAGGTGTGTCAGAAGGCGGGGGAGATCTCCCTGCTAAAGCAACAGCTGAGGGAGAGCCAGGCGGAGGTGACCCAGCGGGCGGGGGAGATGGTGGCCCTGAGGGGCCAGCTGAAGGAGCTGAACGCCCAactgaaggagagggaggagaccaTGCTGGGGCTGAAGGACTCCTACAGCAGCAAGGGCCTGGAGCTGGAGCGCTGTGAGGGGGAGCTGCAGAAAACACTGACCGaggtgcacagagagagacggcACTGACACCCGcggacacagcactgacacccgcggacacagcactgacacccgcgaacacagcactgacacccgcggacacagcactgacacccgcggacacagcactgacacccgcagacacagcactgacacccgcaaacacacacaggaacaacactcatacacacagataaaatACTGAGCAACAGCACTGATACACACAGTGACTGAGGAatagcactgacacagagactGAGGAACAGCACTGACGCAGAGACTCAGGaacagcagagacacacagactgagAAAAAGGACTGACACAGACTGAggaacagacaggcaggaacAAAGAGACTGAGCAACAAAGTGGTTAGCCTGACACTGACATGGGCAGGAATACCCGCACACTAacagtcacacactgacacctgcTCATACTCACACGTACAGGAATAGCGGTGATGTTCAAGCACACTCATCTCTTAGGTCACATGCTTACAGTGCCATACTCATTATCCACAGGCACACACTTGCTTTAATGCAGGTAGCCTGCAGTGATACTCACATGTAGAGAGACCCACACATTGACCATCGCTgcaaacatacgcacacgcatgtactcactcacacaagcTTTGGTTTAACACTTACACATATAATCCCTCAACTAATGCCTATCAAACATTACAAGATGTTTTGCTGTTTGCATTTGCAGACAGATTTTCTATGACTATGAGAAATCATTAGTGTTTTAACTTGGTGCACTGAAAGCCCAGTCATTTAGAAAAGAGTTGTTAAATGTGAGAAGGTATCCAACTTTAGTctaaaatgtatgtaatatCTGGGAGGTACATGGTTTTCACAAGTTTCAAGCTCCCGCTCCCTCCAGCGCTGcggccccctcccacccctgtcTGGGGGGGGCACACCAGGTTCTGCATGGAGTGGAAGCTCTTGTTTCAAGCATAGGTTTTTCATGGGATaacctctctttttctctctctctttctctttcttatcCCATTTTGTTCTCAGGTGTCCCTTCTGAGGGACAAGCTGGGAGTCTTTGAGGCAGAGGTAGTGGGACTGAAGCGGGCTCTGGGAGAGCTGAGTGTGGGCAGggctggaggcggggccagggcaGCGGGAAGGACCCGGGGGGGGACTGccctccccccacagcccctcagaggcggcggcggcggcagcagtggccgccctgcccccgcccccggccccgccccccggctcagccccgcccccgtccctggccccgcccccgggcgACGCGCTGCTCAGCCTGCAGTCAGACGAGGCCAAGGTCCAGCGGCAGGAGGCGGGCAGCCTGCGGCGGCAGCTGGAGCGTCTGCAGGGGGAGCTGCGGCTGGAGCGGCAGCAGCGGGAGCGGCAGGCGCTCACCTTCGCCCAGGAGCGCCACACCTGGCAGGGCGAGAAGGAGCGGGTGCTCAAGTACCAGGCCCAGCTGCAGGTCAACTACGTGGAGATGCTGCAGAAGAACCAGGTCCTGGAGCAGCGCATGGGCGAGCTCAACACCAAGCTGGCCACCTCCCCGACCTCaccgccgcccgcccccctgcccctcagtctccccctcccgctctccctctccccgccccccgtcaCTGAGGACAAAAAGCCCCCCGCCATGCACCAGCTGGCCCCGCCCTGGCCCATCCCCTCCCGCTTGGAGAGGATCGAGTCCACGGAAATCTAGGACCTGGGAGTGTCCTGATTGAGCCCCTCCAGAACACATTCAGCTCAATACAGTCTTACAGTAACAATATACATCCTT is a window from the Anguilla anguilla isolate fAngAng1 chromosome 14, fAngAng1.pri, whole genome shotgun sequence genome containing:
- the LOC118212142 gene encoding LOW QUALITY PROTEIN: leucine zipper putative tumor suppressor 3 (The sequence of the model RefSeq protein was modified relative to this genomic sequence to represent the inferred CDS: deleted 1 base in 1 codon) translates to MARLERSRSSEGGAPPGMGSVGSGVAGEQEFAMRSVGTRTQNSLPRGPPPTRRGLEDRSYSTERPAPPTGSESTASSDERTYTTDRTERTFTTDRTYTTDRTERTYTTDRTYTTDRTYTTDRTYTVDQPPLPSDGPAPNSERPISNSNRQVSNGNRQVSNGNRPIANGNRPVSNGNRLVSNALFLNGAGRREVPPQGAMGLDICGNNVTLNNEKNNGGPPPQYREPPGAKLDNNNPPKILPVSGKLEQNNDGLVRPSAFKPVVPKSFHSMQNLVCPPQTGVGGGGGGGGGGGGGGGGGGGGGGGGGGGRGGGGGRGGVRGGGQGGLSDSGRNSLTSLPTYAGSGSGYGPPHPLGPLSASTSHINRLGTAALDKPGYQNGLSTSDSGRSSSGKSSSSYQRLSHLSDAPGPLRPSPSSDDIIQDLEDRLWEREQEVLHMRRNLDQSEAAIVQVFEEKQRVWEREMEELRQNYAARLQQVSRRAQRTQQALQAQIARLQQDKRRLQDEIAALLAHREDLERKCLDYRKEQADILPRLEETKWEVCQKAGEISLLKQQLRESQAEVTQRAGEMVALRGQLKELNAQLKEREETMLGLKDSYSSKGLELERCEGELQKTLTEVSLLRDKLGVFEAEVVGLKRALGELSVGRAGGGARAAGRTRGGLPSPHSPSEAAAAAAVAALPPPPAPPPGSAPPPSLAPPPGDALLSLQSDEAKVQRQEAGSLRRQLERLQGELRLERQQRERQALTFAQERHTWQGEKERVLKYQAQLQVNYVEMLQKNQVLEQRMGELNTKLATSPTSPPPAPLPLSLPLPLSLSPPPVTEDKKPPAMHQLAPPWPIPSRLERIESTEI